Proteins from one Pleuronectes platessa chromosome 16, fPlePla1.1, whole genome shotgun sequence genomic window:
- the crb3a gene encoding protein crumbs homolog 3a produces the protein MEAYPDVLTIPGAVAGSVLLLLLSSDPAWGNLTTTSSPSNITNGPNIAAIVAPTVTLGVLAIVLAVLAWLFCVVKKKRQSEGTYRPSAEEQSGVHSVAAPDTLKLPKEERLI, from the exons ATGGAAGCATATCCGGATGTGCTGACCATCCCTGGAGCTGTGGCCGGGAGTGTTTTACTCCTACTGCTGAGCAGTGATCCGGCGTGGG GAAATTTGACCACCACTAGCTCCCCTTCAAATATAACTAAT GGACCCAACATCGCTGCTATCGTGGCCCCCACGGTCACTCTGGGGGTCTTGGCCATCGTCTTGGCCGTGCTCGCTTGGCTTTTCTGCGTGGTGAAAAAGAAGAGGCAGTCCGAGGGGACGTACAGACCCAGTGCCGAGGAGCAGTCCGGCGTGCACAGCGTGGCAGCACCGGACACCCTAAAGCTACCAAAGGAGGAGCGACTCATTTGA
- the tubb4bl gene encoding tubulin beta chain, with protein MREIVHLQAGQCGNQIGAKFWEVISDEHGIDPTGSYHGDSDLQLDRISVYYNEASGGKYVPRAVLVDLEPGTMDSVRSGPFGQIFRPDNFVFGQSGAGNNWAKGHYTEGAELVDSVMEVVRKEAEGCDCLQGFQLTHSLGGGTGSGMGTLLISKIREEYPDRIMNTFSVVPSPKVSDTVVEPYNATLSVHQLVENTDETYCIDNEALYDICFRTLKLTTPTYGDLNHLVSATMSGVTTCLRFPGQLNADLRKLAVNMVPFPRLHFFMPGFAPLTSRGSQQYRALSVPELTQQMFDSKNMMAACDPRHGRYLTVAAVFRGRMSMKEVDEQMLNVQNKNSSYFVEWIPNNVKTAVCDIPPRGLKMAATFIGNSTAIQELFKRISEQFTAMFRRKAFLHWYTGEGMDEMEFTEAESNMNDLVSEYQQYQDATTEEGEFEEDGEEEVA; from the exons ATGCGGGAAATTGTGCACCTACAAGCCGGTCAGTGCGGGAACCAGATCGGAGCAAAG ttcTGGGAGGTGATCAGTGATGAGCACGGCATTGATCCCACTGGCTCCTACCATGGAGACAGCGATCTGCAGCTCGACAGGATCAGCGTCTATTACAATGAGGCCTCAG GAGGAAAGTACGTGCCCCGAGCTGTCCTTGTGGACCTGGAGCCTGGTACCATGGATTCTGTCCGGTCCGGTCCCTTCGGGCAGATCTTCAGGCCTGACAACTTTGTCTTTG GCCAGAGTGGAGCTGGGAACAACTGGGCCAAGGGCCACTACACCGAGGGAGCCGAGCTGGTTGATTCCGTTATGGAAGTGGTGAGGAAAGAGGCCGAGGGCTGCGATTGCCTGCAGGGCTTCCAGCTCACTCACTCCCTGGGTGGCGGCACCGGCTCTGGCATGGGAACCCTGCTCATCAGCAAAATCCGTGAAGAGTACCCCGACCGTATCATGAACACCTTCAGCGTGGTGCCCTCTCCTAAGGTGTCCGACACTGTGGTGGAGCCCTACAACGCCACCCTCTCCGTCCACCAGCTGGTGGAGAACACTGACGAGACCTACTGCATTGACAATGAAGCTCTCTATGACATCTGCTTCCGCACGCTGAAACTCACCACCCCCACCTATGGAGATCTCAACCATTTGGTGTCGGCCACCATGAGCGGAGTGACCACCTGCCTGCGTTTCCCCGGTCAGCTCAACGCCGATCTCCGTAAACTGGCCGTCAACATGGTGCCCTTCCCCCGCCTCCACTTCTTCATGCCAGGCTTCGCCCCCCTCACCAGCAGGGGCAGCCAGCAGTACCGCGCCCTGTCCGTGCCTGAGCTCACCCAGCAGATGTTCGACTCCAAGAACATGATGGCCGCCTGCGACCCGCGCCACGGCCGCTACCTCACCGTAGCTGCAGTGTTCAGGGGCCGCATGTCCATGAAGGAGGTGGACGAGCAGATGTTGAATGTGCAGAACAAGAACAGCAGCTACTTTGTTGAATGGATCCCGAACAATGTGAAGACCGCCGTCTGTGACATCCCGCCCCGCGGCCTCAAAATGGCGGCCACTTTCATCGGCAACAGCACAGCCATCCAGGAGCTGTTCAAGCGCATCTCCGAGCAGTTCACCGCCATGTTCCGTCGTAAGGCTTTCCTCCACTGGTACACCGGCGAGGGTATGGACGAGATGGAGTTCACCGAGGCTGAGAGCAACATGAACGACCTGGTGTCAGAGTACCAGCAGTACCAGGACGCCACCACTGAGGAGGGCGAGTTTGAGGaagatggggaggaggaggtcgcCTAA
- the LOC128458951 gene encoding nuclear factor 7, brain produces the protein MSLPEDDLTCPVCCDIFTDPVLLSCSHSFCRICLKRCWETCSRECPVCRKRATKSSPPTNLALKNVCEALLQARSQASAALDEETNCTLHGERLKLFCLVDQQAICVVCQTSKLHKTHDCSPIEEAVLDCKDELALTLKLLQDKVDSLIEIQRTSKDISKYIKNQALETQRLIRSHFEQLRQELCQEESARLAAVKQEEQAKITGMKDKIKELSAEVLSLTETISVIQEQLQEEDMVLLKNFKATQERSESTVLGSDNMSGLLIDVTNHLCNLKYRVWEKMLDHIDYTPVTLDPNTAHPCLILSDSLTSLHYAKQSGGCPDNPERFHISAEVVAMTPLGSGSHHWVVETGSNQDWILGVASLSAPRNAEVSARPENGFWTLCFRDGEFRAMTSPPTPLTLSRTPKQIKVQLDYNKGTVSFLDPADNTVICVFTHTFTETLLPYFYTQSSHPLKIMPEKVLVTMLRQELTE, from the exons ATGTCACTGCCGGAGGACGACCTGACCTGCCCCGTGTGCTGCGACATCTTCACGGACCCGGTCCTGCTGTCATGCAGCCACAGCTTCTGCAGGATCTGTCTGAAGCGCTGCTGGGAGACGTGCTCACGTGAGTGTCCGGTGTGCAGGAAAAGAGCCACCAAGTCCAGTCCCCCCACCAACCTGGCTCTGAAGAACGTCTGCGAGGCTCTGCTGCAGGCCAGGAGCCAGGCGTCCGCGGCACTGGACGAGGAGACGAACTGTACCCTGCACGGGGAGAGGTTGAAACTGTTCTGTCTGGTCGACCAGCAGGCGATCTGTGTCGTGTGTCAGACGTCTAAACTTCACAAGACCCACGACTGCTCGCCAATAGAAGAGGCCGTGCTGGATTGTAAG GATGAACTTGCTTTAACCCTCAAACTCTTGCAAGATAAAGTGGACAGCCTCATAGAAATTCAGCGGACCTCCAAGGATATCTCAAAGTACATCAAG AATCAGGCGCTGGAAACGCAGAGACTGATCAGGAGTCATTTTGAGCAGCTGCGTCAGGAGCTCTGTCAGGAGGAGTCGGCCAGATTAGCAGCCGTGAAGCAAGAAGAACAGGCGAAGATCACGGGGATGAAGGATAAGATCAAGGAACTGTCCGCAGAAGTGCTGTCCCTCACCGAGACCATCTCCGTCATACAGGAGCAGCTGCAAGAAGAGGATATGGTTCTGTTGAAG aATTTTAAAGCCACCCAGGAAAG AAGTGAAAGCACTGTGCTCGGTTCAGACAACATGTCTGGATTACTGATTGACGTGACCAATCACCTCTGCAACCTCAAGTACAGAGTGTGGGAGAAGATGCTGGACCACATTGATTACA CTCCAGTGACTTTGGACCCAAACACAGCGCACCCCTGCCTCATCCTGTCTGACAGCCTCACTTCCCTCCACTACGCAAAGCAGTCCGGCGGCTGCCCTGACAACCCGGAGCGCTTCCACATTAGCGCTGAGGTGGTAGCCATGACTCCGCTTGGTTCAGGAAGTCACCACTGGGTTGTGGAGACAGGAAGTAATCAGGACTGGATTCTGGGCGTGGCCTCTCTGTCCGCGCCCCGGAACGCTGAAGTCTCTGCTCGGCCGGAAAATGGCTTCTGGACTTTGTGCTTCCGGGACGGAGAGTTCAGGGCGATGACTTCCCCGCCCACCCCGCTGACACTCTCAAGGACGCCGAAACAAATCAAAGTGCAACTGGATTACAACAAAGGGACAGTGTCTTTTCTGGACCCTGCTGACAACACAGTCATTTGTGTATTTACCCACACGTTCACCGAAACTTTACTTCCATATTtctacacacagagcagtcatCCACTTAAAATAATGCCAGAGAAGGTACTTGTCACAATGTTGCGTCAAGAACTGACTGAATGA
- the LOC128459096 gene encoding G-protein coupled receptor 183-like, giving the protein MESNVSSSLNVTSAPTHFPQLNTTGDINATVKPFSVFDGCEGQVEGILFDLTLQCINFFIGIPANLLVLAVLIRNRKEPSTSDMFLGCLAFMDFYFSAMPPLHFINLYHWHSKGMWSALKFSYGVKDTSGPLFLSCICLDRFVAVLLPIQFGQLRHIKYRLSLSVLVLCLTFAYSAAKTVGGLPNFEKVFTGEILATFTWMVMCNVSIMWALKRSRSAGKDEMHPMKRKAFKMVLSILCIIVFNYLPPVALFPFEDYYSPDVFRCYVQPVGFAFLNISSTIQPLVYLGRLEKVPFLSDTCVKKCCSRVPAANNKITPELNLNS; this is encoded by the coding sequence ATGGAGAGCAACGTGTCCTCGTCTCTCAACGTGACCTCTGCCCCGACACACTTCCCTCAACTCAATACCACCGGTGACATCAATGCCACAGTGAAACCCTTCAGTGTGTTCGATGGGTGCGAGGGTCAGGTGGAGGGCATCCTCTTCGACCTGACCCTTCAGTGCATCAATTTCTTCATAGGGATCCCTGCCAACCTTCTTGTCCTTGCAGTCCTCATCCGCAATCGCAAAGAACCCTCCACTTCGGACATGTTCCTCGGCTGCCTGGCCTTCATGGATTTCTACTTCAGCGCCATGCCCCCCCTCCACTTCATTAACCTTTACCACTGGCATAGCAAGGGGATGTGGTCCGCCCTCAAGTTCTCCTACGGCGTGAAAGACACCAGCGGCCCCTTgtttctgtcctgcatctgcctGGATCGCTTTGTGGCCGTGCTCTTGCCGATTCAGTTTGGGCAGCTCAGGCACATCAAGTACAGGTTGAGCCTCTCGGTCCTGGTGCTCTGCCTCACCTTTGCCTATTCGGCTGCTAAGACTGTGGGAGGCCTCCCTAACTTTGAGAAGGTATTCACGGGTGAGATCCTGGCAACATTTACCTGGATGGTTATGTGTAACGTGAGCATCATGTGGGCTCTGAAAAGATCGCGCAGTGCAGGAAAAGATGAGATGCACCCTATGAAGAGGAAAGCGTTCAAGATGGTGCTGTCCATCCTCTGTATTATTGTGTTCAACTACCTGCCCCCTGTGGCCCTGTTCCCCTTCGAAGACTACTACTCCCCTGATGTGTTCCGCTGCTACGTGCAGCCCGTGGGCTTCGCCTTCCTCAACATCAGCAGCACCATCCAGCCGCTTGTTTACCTGGGTCGTCTGGAGAAGGTGCCTTTCCTCTCTGACACCTGCGTTAAGAAGTGTTGCTCCCGGGTCCCTGCAGCAAATAACAAGATCACACCTGAGCTAAATCTAAATTCTTGA
- the LOC128458946 gene encoding G-protein coupled receptor 183, translating to MESNVSSSLNVTSAPTHFPQLNTTGDINATVKPFSVFDGCEGQVEGILFDLTLQCINFFIGIPANLLVLAVLIRNRKEPSTSDMFLGCLAFMDFYFSAMPPLHFINLYHWQSKEMWSALKFSYGVKDTSGPLFLSCICLDRFVAVLLPIQFGQLRHIKYRLSLSVLVLCLTFAYSAAKTVGGLPNFEKVFTGEILATFTWMVMCNVSIMWALKRSRSAGENEMHPMNRKAFKMVLSILCIIVFNYLPPVALFPIEDYYSPDVFRCYVQPVGFAFLNISSTIQPLVYLGRLEKVPFLSDACVKKCCSRVPAANNKITPEENLNSRDLLQ from the coding sequence ATGGAGAGCAACGTGTCCTCGTCTCTCAACGTGACCTCTGCCCCGACCCACTTCCCTCAACTCAATACCACCGGTGACATCAATGCCACAGTGAAACCCTTCAGTGTGTTCGATGGGTGCGAGGGTCAGGTGGAGGGCATCCTCTTCGACCTGACCCTTCAGTGCATCAATTTCTTCATAGGGATCCCTGCCAACCTTCTTGTCCTTGCAGTCCTCATCCGCAATCGCAAAGAACCCTCCACGTCGGACATGTTCCTCGGCTGCCTGGCCTTCATGGATTTCTACTTCAGCGCCATGCCCCCCCTCCACTTCATTAACCTTTACCACTGGCAGAGCAAGGAGATGTGGTCCGCCCTCAAGTTCTCCTACGGCGTGAAAGACACCAGCGGCCCCTTgtttctgtcctgcatctgcctGGATCGCTTTGTGGCCGTGCTCTTGCCGATTCAGTTTGGGCAGCTCAGGCACATCAAGTACAGGTTGAGCCTCTCAGTCCTGGTGCTCTGCCTCACCTTTGCCTATTCGGCTGCTAAGACTGTGGGAGGCCTCCCTAACTTTGAGAAGGTATTCACGGGTGAGATCCTGGCAACATTTACCTGGATGGTTATGTGTAACGTGAGCATCATGTGGGCTCTGAAAAGATCCCGCAGTGCAGGAGAAAATGAGATGCACCCTATGAACAGGAAAGCGTTCAAGATGGTGCTGTCCATCCTCTGTATTATTGTGTTCAACTACCTGCCCCCTGTGGCCCTGTTCCCCATCGAAGACTACTACTCCCCTGATGTGTTCCGCTGCTACGTGCAGCCCGTGGGCTTCGCCTTCCTCAACATCAGCAGCACCATCCAGCCGCTTGTTTACCTGGGTCGTCTGGAGAAGGTGCCTTTCCTCTCCGACGCCTGCGTTAAGAAGTGTTGCTCCCGGGTCCCTGCAGCAAATAACAAGATCACACCTGAGGAAAATCTAAATTCTAGAGATCTgttacaataa